A region of Pseudomonas sp. Marseille-Q3773 DNA encodes the following proteins:
- the pssA gene encoding CDP-diacylglycerol--serine O-phosphatidyltransferase, producing the protein MSERPEEPNKPSDAESLLPVDEHVEEGHDAEGRKVRHRGIYLLPNLFTTANLFAGFYSIISSMSAQSALSAGDPREASKYFAFAAIAIFVAMVLDGLDGRVARMTNTQSAFGAEYDSLSDMVAFGVAPALLAFGWALGDMGKVGWMVAFIYVAGAALRLARFNTQVGTADKRYFIGLASPAAAGVVAGTVWAFSDYGIQGSKLSFLVALLVAAAGMLMVSNIKYNSFKELDLKGRVPFVAILAVVLVFAVVFSDPPRILLLIFLAYAASGPIQFLLKGRRRKA; encoded by the coding sequence ATGAGCGAACGTCCCGAAGAGCCGAACAAGCCCTCCGACGCCGAAAGCCTGCTACCTGTCGATGAGCACGTTGAAGAAGGGCATGACGCCGAAGGGCGCAAGGTGCGCCACCGTGGCATCTATCTGCTGCCCAACCTGTTTACCACCGCCAACCTGTTTGCCGGTTTCTATTCCATCATCAGCTCGATGAGTGCGCAGAGCGCCCTCAGTGCCGGTGACCCGCGCGAGGCGAGCAAGTACTTTGCCTTCGCTGCCATCGCCATCTTCGTGGCCATGGTGCTCGACGGCCTGGATGGCCGTGTCGCGCGCATGACCAATACCCAGAGCGCCTTCGGTGCCGAGTACGACTCGCTGTCGGACATGGTTGCCTTTGGTGTGGCCCCGGCCTTGCTGGCCTTCGGCTGGGCGCTGGGCGACATGGGCAAGGTTGGCTGGATGGTCGCCTTCATCTATGTGGCTGGTGCGGCGTTGCGTCTGGCACGTTTCAATACCCAGGTTGGTACTGCCGACAAGCGCTACTTCATCGGCTTGGCCAGCCCGGCCGCTGCAGGCGTGGTGGCGGGTACCGTATGGGCGTTCAGCGACTACGGCATCCAGGGTTCCAAACTGTCGTTCCTGGTGGCGCTGCTGGTGGCTGCTGCCGGCATGCTGATGGTCAGCAACATCAAGTACAACAGCTTCAAGGAACTGGACCTCAAGGGCCGTGTGCCGTTTGTGGCGATCCTGGCCGTGGTGCTGGTATTTGCCGTGGTGTTCAGTGACCCGCCGCGCATCCTGCTGTTGATCTTCCTCGCCTATGCGGCTTCGGGGCCGATCCAGTTCCTGCTGAAGGGGCGTCGGCGTAAAGCCTGA
- the msrP gene encoding protein-methionine-sulfoxide reductase catalytic subunit MsrP, which yields MLIKLSRSSECKASEITPESLYLSRRALMGGSLAALALGALPGRVGAAEVSRYADVQAGRAPAWFADKLAATQWQAVTVKDEAITPFKDATHYNNFYEFGPDKGDPAANGESLKTEPWSVVVDGEVGKPGRYALEDFVKPYQLEERIYRLRCVEAWSMVIPWLGFPLAQVLKQVEPTSRARYVRFETLKDPEHMPGQRSGFALIEWPYKEGLRLDEAMHPLAILAVGMYGRELPNQNGAPLRLVVPWKYGFKSIKSIVRISLVAEQPGTTWQGLAPDEYGFYANVNPTVDHPRWSQARERRLPSGLFSPNVRETQMFNGYADEVASLYTGLDLRKNY from the coding sequence ATGCTCATCAAGCTATCCAGGTCTTCCGAATGCAAGGCATCGGAGATCACCCCTGAAAGCCTCTATCTTTCCCGGCGTGCCCTGATGGGCGGTTCCCTGGCGGCTCTGGCCCTGGGGGCGTTGCCCGGCAGGGTAGGCGCGGCCGAGGTCTCACGTTATGCCGATGTACAGGCCGGGCGCGCGCCAGCCTGGTTCGCCGACAAGCTTGCTGCCACACAGTGGCAGGCGGTAACGGTCAAGGACGAGGCAATCACGCCGTTCAAGGATGCGACCCACTACAACAACTTCTATGAGTTCGGGCCAGACAAGGGTGACCCGGCGGCCAATGGCGAGAGCCTGAAAACCGAGCCGTGGAGCGTTGTGGTCGATGGCGAAGTGGGTAAGCCCGGGCGCTATGCGCTGGAGGACTTCGTCAAACCGTACCAGCTTGAGGAGCGCATCTACCGGCTGCGTTGCGTAGAGGCGTGGTCTATGGTCATTCCATGGCTGGGCTTTCCGTTGGCGCAGGTACTCAAGCAGGTCGAGCCGACTTCCAGGGCACGCTATGTACGCTTCGAAACCTTGAAGGACCCGGAGCACATGCCCGGGCAGCGTTCAGGTTTCGCCTTGATCGAATGGCCCTACAAGGAAGGCTTGCGCCTGGATGAGGCGATGCACCCCTTGGCGATCCTGGCGGTGGGCATGTATGGCCGCGAACTGCCTAACCAGAATGGCGCGCCATTGCGCCTGGTAGTACCGTGGAAGTACGGTTTCAAGAGTATCAAGTCGATCGTGCGTATCAGCCTGGTGGCCGAGCAACCTGGTACTACCTGGCAAGGCCTGGCGCCGGACGAGTATGGCTTCTACGCCAATGTGAACCCGACGGTCGATCACCCACGCTGGAGCCAGGCGCGTGAGCGGCGGTTGCCCAGCGGGCTGTTCAGTCCCAATGTGCGGGAAACCCAGATGTTCAATGGCTATGCCGATGAAGTGGCGTCGCTGTATACCGGGCTCGATCTGCGGAAGAACTATTGA
- a CDS encoding acetolactate synthase 3 large subunit, which produces MELLSGAEMVVRFLRDEGVKHIYGYPGGALLHVYDALFKEPEVEHILVRHEQAATHMADGYARATGKAGVVLVTSGPGATNAITGIATAYMDSIPMVILSGQVPSTMVGTDAFQETDMIGISRPIVKHSFMIKHASEIPEVLKKAFYLAQSGRPGPVVVDIPKDMTNPAEKFEYVYPKKVKLRSYSPAVRGHSGQIRKAAEMLLAAKRPVVYSGGGVILGGGSEALTEIAKTLNLPVTNTLMGLGGFPGTDRQFLGMLGMHGSFTANMAMHHADVIFAVGARFDDRVVNGPAKFCPNAKIIHIDIDPASISKMIKADVPIVGPVDSVLSEMLGILKEIGEQPDKAALDAWWKQIDEWRGNGELFPYDKGDGNVIKPQKVIETLCEVTHGDAFITSDVGQHQMFAAQYYRFNKPNRWINSGGLGTMGFGFPAAMGVKLNFPDQDVACVTGEGSIQMNIQELSTCMQYGLPVKIVNLNNGVLGMVRQWQDMSYNGRHSHSYVESLPDFIKLAEAYGHVGIRITSLKDLKPKLEEAFAMKDRLVFIDIAVDRSEHVYPMQIKDGSMRDMWLSKTERT; this is translated from the coding sequence GTGGAGCTTTTATCTGGCGCTGAGATGGTCGTCCGCTTCTTGCGTGACGAAGGCGTTAAGCACATCTACGGGTACCCTGGTGGTGCTCTCCTGCATGTTTATGACGCGCTGTTCAAGGAACCGGAAGTCGAGCACATCCTGGTTCGTCATGAGCAGGCGGCCACCCATATGGCGGACGGTTACGCCCGTGCCACCGGCAAGGCCGGCGTGGTGCTGGTAACTTCCGGGCCTGGTGCGACCAATGCCATTACCGGTATTGCCACTGCCTACATGGACTCGATTCCGATGGTCATCCTGTCCGGTCAGGTGCCCAGCACCATGGTCGGTACCGATGCCTTCCAGGAAACCGACATGATCGGCATTTCGCGGCCAATCGTGAAGCACAGCTTCATGATCAAACATGCCAGCGAAATCCCGGAAGTCCTGAAAAAAGCATTCTATCTGGCGCAATCCGGTCGCCCAGGTCCGGTCGTGGTCGACATTCCGAAAGATATGACCAACCCGGCCGAGAAGTTCGAATACGTCTATCCGAAAAAGGTCAAGCTGCGTTCCTACAGCCCGGCCGTTCGTGGCCATTCCGGGCAGATCCGCAAGGCTGCGGAGATGCTGCTGGCGGCCAAGCGCCCGGTGGTGTACTCCGGCGGTGGCGTGATTCTCGGTGGCGGTTCCGAAGCCCTGACCGAAATCGCCAAAACGCTGAACCTGCCGGTCACCAATACCCTGATGGGCCTCGGTGGCTTCCCGGGTACTGATCGCCAGTTCCTCGGCATGCTCGGCATGCACGGCAGCTTCACTGCCAACATGGCCATGCACCATGCCGATGTCATCTTTGCCGTCGGCGCCCGTTTCGACGACCGCGTGGTGAACGGCCCGGCCAAGTTCTGCCCGAACGCCAAGATCATCCACATCGATATCGACCCGGCGTCGATCTCCAAGATGATCAAGGCCGACGTGCCGATCGTCGGCCCGGTCGACAGCGTCCTCAGCGAGATGCTCGGCATCCTCAAGGAAATCGGCGAGCAGCCTGACAAGGCGGCGCTGGATGCCTGGTGGAAGCAGATCGATGAATGGCGTGGCAATGGCGAGCTGTTCCCGTACGACAAGGGCGACGGCAACGTCATCAAGCCGCAGAAGGTCATCGAGACCCTGTGCGAAGTGACCCATGGCGACGCCTTCATCACTTCCGACGTCGGCCAGCACCAGATGTTCGCGGCGCAGTACTACCGTTTCAACAAGCCGAACCGCTGGATCAACTCCGGTGGCCTGGGCACGATGGGCTTCGGCTTCCCGGCGGCGATGGGCGTCAAGCTCAACTTCCCGGACCAGGACGTGGCATGCGTGACTGGCGAAGGCAGCATCCAGATGAACATCCAGGAGCTGTCCACCTGCATGCAGTACGGCCTGCCGGTGAAGATCGTCAACCTGAACAACGGTGTGCTGGGCATGGTCCGCCAGTGGCAGGACATGTCCTACAACGGTCGTCACTCGCACTCGTATGTCGAGTCGCTGCCTGACTTCATCAAGCTGGCCGAGGCCTATGGCCATGTGGGTATCCGCATCACCAGCCTGAAGGACCTCAAGCCGAAGCTGGAAGAAGCGTTTGCGATGAAGGACCGCCTGGTGTTCATCGACATCGCGGTTGACCGCAGCGAGCACGTCTATCCGATGCAGATCAAGGATGGCTCGATGCGTGACATGTGGCTGAGCAAGACGGAGCGTACCTGA
- the ilvN gene encoding acetolactate synthase small subunit: MRHIISLLLENEPGALSRVVGLFSQRNYNIESLTVAPTEDPTLSRLTLTTVGHDEVIEQITKNLNKLVEVVKLVDLSESAHIERELMLVKVKATGAQRAEIKRTTDIFRGQIVDVTASVYTVQLSGTSDKLDSFIQAIGTASILETVRSGVTGIARGDKVLSI, encoded by the coding sequence ATGCGGCACATCATTTCCCTGCTGCTGGAAAACGAACCTGGTGCGTTGTCCCGCGTGGTCGGCCTGTTCTCCCAGCGTAACTACAACATTGAAAGCCTGACCGTGGCGCCGACCGAAGACCCGACCTTGTCGCGTCTGACGCTGACCACTGTTGGCCATGACGAAGTGATCGAGCAGATCACCAAGAACCTGAACAAGCTGGTCGAAGTGGTCAAGCTTGTCGACCTGTCGGAAAGCGCTCACATCGAGCGTGAACTGATGCTGGTCAAGGTCAAGGCCACCGGTGCCCAGCGCGCCGAGATCAAGCGCACCACGGATATCTTCCGTGGCCAGATCGTCGACGTGACCGCCAGTGTGTACACCGTGCAGCTGAGCGGCACCAGCGACAAACTGGACAGCTTCATCCAGGCGATCGGCACTGCATCGATTCTCGAAACCGTGCGCAGCGGCGTTACCGGCATTGCCCGTGGCGACAAAGTGCTCAGCATCTGA
- a CDS encoding TfoX/Sxy family protein, producing MNDELQHLKNLGKTSAQWLHAAGIHSASDLRRLGAVGAYQAVKTRGFRASKVLLYAIEGALLDMHWNDLPLERKEALNQQLDAKCPPQKNPK from the coding sequence ATGAACGATGAATTGCAGCATCTGAAGAACCTTGGCAAGACCTCTGCGCAGTGGCTGCATGCAGCGGGCATCCACAGTGCATCGGATCTGCGACGCCTGGGCGCGGTGGGCGCATACCAGGCCGTGAAGACGCGAGGGTTCCGCGCATCGAAGGTGCTGCTGTATGCCATTGAAGGCGCGCTTCTGGACATGCACTGGAACGATTTGCCGCTAGAACGCAAGGAAGCGCTCAACCAGCAGCTGGACGCAAAATGCCCGCCGCAAAAAAATCCAAAATAA
- a CDS encoding YqcC family protein: MIEQRILDIADHLMLIERELQVQGWWDAEAPSDEALASTVPFAVDTLSFEQWLQWIFLPRMKIIIELGHPLPSASGILVMAETVFTDRPEQSRELRRLLAAFDQLIAPSA, translated from the coding sequence ATGATCGAGCAACGTATCCTGGATATTGCCGACCATCTGATGTTGATCGAGCGTGAACTGCAGGTGCAGGGATGGTGGGACGCCGAGGCGCCAAGCGACGAGGCACTGGCCAGCACTGTGCCGTTCGCCGTCGATACCCTCAGCTTCGAGCAATGGCTGCAATGGATCTTCCTGCCGCGCATGAAGATCATCATCGAGCTGGGCCACCCGCTGCCCAGTGCCTCTGGCATCCTGGTCATGGCCGAAACCGTATTTACCGACCGTCCGGAACAAAGCCGCGAGCTTCGGCGGCTGTTGGCAGCTTTCGATCAATTGATTGCTCCTTCAGCCTGA
- the msrQ gene encoding protein-methionine-sulfoxide reductase heme-binding subunit MsrQ — translation MRYPWFRLAIFIVGCLFPAWWLYEAALNLLGPDPGKILMDRLGIGALTFLLVTLSMTPLQKLTGWPGWVVVRRQLGLWVFAYIVLHILAYLFFILGLDWGQLAVELRKRPYIIVGALGFLGLLALAVTSNRYSQRRLGARWKKLHRLVYGVLGLGLLHFLWIVRSDLREWVIYAFIGVVLIVLRVPVVSRALPRIARRQGRAV, via the coding sequence ATGCGTTACCCCTGGTTTCGTCTGGCCATCTTCATCGTGGGATGCCTGTTCCCGGCCTGGTGGTTGTATGAGGCCGCGCTGAATCTGCTGGGTCCGGACCCCGGCAAGATCCTGATGGACCGTCTCGGGATTGGCGCACTGACCTTCCTGCTGGTGACCTTGAGCATGACGCCGCTGCAGAAGCTGACGGGCTGGCCGGGTTGGGTCGTGGTGCGCCGACAGCTGGGGTTGTGGGTGTTTGCCTATATCGTGCTGCACATCCTGGCGTATCTGTTCTTTATCCTCGGGCTGGATTGGGGGCAGCTGGCGGTGGAGTTGCGCAAGCGGCCCTACATTATTGTGGGCGCATTGGGGTTCCTCGGATTGCTGGCCTTGGCGGTTACCTCGAACCGGTATAGTCAGCGGCGTTTGGGGGCTCGCTGGAAGAAGCTGCACAGGCTGGTGTATGGGGTGCTTGGGTTGGGGTTGCTGCATTTCCTGTGGATCGTTCGGTCGGATCTGCGCGAGTGGGTGATCTATGCGTTTATTGGTGTTGTGCTGATAGTGTTACGGGTGCCTGTGGTTTCGCGGGCGTTGCCCAGGATTGCCCGGAGGCAGGGGAGGGCGGTTTGA
- a CDS encoding bifunctional aminoglycoside phosphotransferase/ATP-binding protein, whose product MSQALITALQNPALYPHPVEGFQLIETHISWVLLTGEYAYKIKKPMNFGFLDFTSLDQRQHFCNEELRLNQRLTDGLYLEVLPITGSVEAPQIGGAGEAIEYVLKMRQFPQGQMLNTLQANGELNAAHVDQMARQIAEFHLQAPRVPVEHPLGTPDSVMAPVEQNFEQIRPFLNDKADLQQLDALQAWARSSFERLHGLLEKRKANGFIRECHGDIHLGNATLIDGKVVIFDCIEFNEPFRLTDVYADTAFLAMDLEDRGLKCLARRFISQYLELTGDYEGLELLNFYKAYRALVRAKVALFSMPANADGVQRATTLRTYRNYANLAESYSAIPSRLLAITHGVSAVGKSHVAMRMVEALGAVRVRSDVERKRLFGEQQQADAGQLSSGIYAQDASAATYQRLHEVAATILRAGFPVVLDATYLKREQRQAAADVASQTGVPFLILDCHAPEAVIASWLEQRQAEQNDPSDATLDVIKAQQASREPLDAQELAQSKRVDTQDAGSMDQVIEQVRQRLPGL is encoded by the coding sequence GTGAGCCAAGCCCTTATCACCGCGCTGCAGAACCCTGCCCTGTACCCTCACCCCGTGGAGGGGTTCCAGCTGATCGAGACGCATATCTCCTGGGTTCTGCTCACCGGCGAGTATGCCTACAAGATCAAGAAGCCGATGAACTTCGGTTTCCTCGACTTCACCAGCCTGGATCAGCGCCAGCACTTCTGTAACGAAGAATTGCGCCTGAACCAGCGCTTGACCGACGGCCTGTACCTGGAAGTGCTGCCGATTACCGGTAGCGTCGAGGCGCCGCAGATCGGTGGCGCGGGCGAAGCCATCGAATACGTGCTGAAGATGCGCCAGTTCCCCCAGGGGCAGATGCTCAATACCCTGCAGGCCAATGGCGAACTGAACGCCGCGCATGTCGACCAGATGGCCCGGCAGATCGCCGAATTCCACCTGCAGGCGCCCCGTGTGCCGGTGGAGCACCCTCTGGGCACGCCGGACAGCGTGATGGCGCCCGTGGAGCAGAACTTCGAGCAGATTCGCCCGTTCCTCAACGACAAGGCCGACCTGCAGCAGCTTGACGCCCTGCAGGCCTGGGCACGCAGCAGCTTCGAGCGCCTGCATGGCCTGCTGGAAAAGCGCAAGGCCAACGGTTTCATCCGCGAATGCCACGGTGACATCCACCTCGGCAATGCGACGCTGATCGATGGCAAGGTGGTCATCTTCGACTGCATCGAGTTCAACGAACCGTTCCGCCTGACCGATGTCTACGCCGACACCGCTTTCCTGGCCATGGACCTGGAAGACCGCGGCCTGAAATGCCTGGCCCGGCGCTTCATCAGCCAGTACCTGGAATTGACCGGCGATTACGAAGGCCTGGAACTGCTCAATTTCTACAAGGCCTACCGCGCGCTGGTACGGGCCAAGGTGGCGCTGTTCAGCATGCCGGCCAATGCCGATGGCGTGCAGCGTGCAACCACCCTGCGCACCTACCGCAACTACGCCAACCTGGCAGAAAGCTACAGTGCCATCCCGTCGCGCCTGCTGGCCATTACCCATGGGGTTTCGGCGGTAGGCAAAAGCCACGTGGCCATGCGCATGGTCGAGGCCCTCGGCGCGGTCCGCGTACGCTCGGACGTTGAGCGCAAGCGCCTGTTCGGCGAGCAGCAGCAGGCCGATGCGGGCCAGCTGAGTTCAGGCATCTATGCCCAGGACGCCAGTGCCGCTACCTACCAGCGCCTGCACGAGGTGGCGGCAACCATTCTGCGTGCCGGCTTCCCGGTAGTGCTGGATGCCACCTACCTCAAGCGCGAGCAGCGCCAGGCGGCAGCCGATGTGGCCAGCCAGACCGGTGTGCCGTTCCTGATCCTCGACTGCCATGCACCCGAGGCAGTCATCGCCAGCTGGCTGGAGCAGCGCCAGGCAGAGCAAAACGACCCATCGGATGCCACCCTCGACGTGATCAAGGCCCAACAGGCCAGCCGTGAGCCACTGGATGCGCAAGAGCTGGCACAGAGCAAACGCGTCGATACCCAGGATGCCGGCAGCATGGACCAGGTCATCGAACAGGTCCGCCAGCGCCTGCCCGGGCTGTAA
- the ilvC gene encoding ketol-acid reductoisomerase, translating to MKVFYDKDCDLSIIQGKKVAIIGYGSQGHAQACNLKDSGVDVTIGLRKGSATVAKAEAHGLKVTDVASAVAAADLVMILTPDEFQGQLYKQEIEPNIKKGATLAFSHGFSIHYNQVVPRADLDVIMIAPKAPGHTVRSEFVKGGGIPDLIAIYQDASGNAKNVALSYASGVGGGRTGIIETTFKDETETDLFGEQAVLCGGTVELVKAGFETLVEAGYAPEMAYFECLHELKLIVDLMYEGGIANMNYSISNNAEYGEYVTGPEVINEESRKAMRNALKRIQDGEYAKMFISEGATNYPSMTAKRRNNAAHGIEIIGEQLRSMMPWISANKIVDKTKN from the coding sequence ATGAAAGTTTTCTACGATAAAGACTGCGACCTTTCCATCATCCAGGGTAAGAAAGTCGCCATCATCGGTTACGGTTCCCAGGGTCACGCTCAGGCGTGCAACCTGAAGGACTCCGGTGTGGATGTCACCATCGGTCTGCGTAAAGGTTCGGCCACCGTTGCCAAGGCAGAAGCCCACGGCCTGAAAGTGACCGACGTTGCCTCCGCCGTCGCTGCTGCCGACCTGGTCATGATCCTCACCCCGGACGAATTCCAGGGCCAGCTGTACAAGCAGGAAATCGAGCCGAACATCAAGAAGGGCGCCACCCTGGCCTTCTCTCACGGCTTCTCGATCCACTACAACCAGGTTGTTCCGCGTGCCGACCTCGACGTGATCATGATCGCGCCGAAAGCGCCGGGCCACACCGTTCGCTCCGAGTTCGTCAAAGGCGGCGGCATTCCTGACCTGATCGCTATCTACCAGGACGCTTCGGGCAACGCCAAGAACGTCGCCCTGTCCTATGCCTCGGGCGTGGGTGGCGGCCGTACCGGCATCATCGAAACCACCTTCAAGGACGAGACCGAAACCGACCTGTTCGGCGAGCAGGCTGTTCTGTGCGGTGGTACCGTCGAACTGGTCAAAGCCGGTTTCGAAACCCTGGTCGAAGCTGGCTACGCGCCGGAAATGGCCTACTTCGAGTGCCTGCACGAGCTGAAGCTGATCGTTGACCTCATGTACGAAGGCGGCATCGCCAACATGAACTACTCGATCTCCAACAACGCCGAGTACGGTGAGTACGTTACCGGTCCGGAAGTCATCAACGAAGAATCCCGCAAGGCCATGCGCAACGCCCTGAAGCGCATCCAGGACGGCGAGTACGCGAAGATGTTCATCTCCGAAGGTGCTACCAACTACCCATCGATGACCGCCAAGCGCCGCAACAACGCCGCTCACGGCATCGAGATCATCGGCGAGCAGCTGCGTTCGATGATGCCGTGGATCTCGGCCAACAAGATCGTCGACAAGACCAAGAACTGA
- the mrcB gene encoding penicillin-binding protein 1B, with product MTRTRNPRTPQKRPTGRSRAWLGWALKLSLVGLVIVAGFAVYLDAVVQEKFSGKRWTIPAKVYARPLELFTGQKLSKDDFLTELDALGYRRENAANGPGAASVNGNTVDLNTRGFQFYEGMEPAQFVRVRFSGDYVAGLSGANGKALDVVRLEPLMIGGIYPKNLEDRILIKIDQVPKYLLETLVATEDRDFYSHFGVSPKSIARALWVNTSAGSMRQGGSTLTQQLVKNFYLTSERSLSRKLTEAMMAVLLELHYDKREILEAYLNEVFVGQDGQRAVHGFGLASQFFFSQPLSELKLHQIALLVGMVKGPSYYNPRRYPDRALARRNLVLDLVAEQGVASQAEVDAAKKMPLGVTKRGSLADSSFPAFLDLVKRQLRQDYRDEDLTEEGLRIFTSFDPILQMKAEASMSETFKRLAGRKGADEVESAMVVTNPETGEVQALIGSRQAGFAGFNRAIDAVRPIGSLVKPAVYLTALEQPTKYTLTSWVQDEPFSVKGADGQVWRPQNYDRRPHGTIYLYQGLANSYNLSTAKIGLEVGVPNVIKTIGRLGVNVDWPAFPAMLLGAGGMSPMQVATMYQTIANGGFNTPMRGIRSVLTAEGEPLKRYPFQIQQTFDPGAIYLVQNAMQRVMREGTGRSVYNTLPRTLTLAGKTGTSNDSRDSWFSGFSQDLLAVVWMGRDDNGKTPFTGATGALQVWTSFMKKADPLPLDMPQPDNVVQAWIDPYSGHGSDGSCPGAVQMPYIRGSEPPAGATCGGEQDPVESVMDWVKGWMN from the coding sequence ATGACTCGAACCCGAAACCCCCGCACCCCTCAGAAACGCCCGACCGGCCGCTCCCGCGCCTGGCTGGGCTGGGCCTTGAAGCTCAGCCTGGTCGGCCTGGTGATCGTTGCCGGCTTCGCGGTTTACCTCGATGCCGTCGTCCAGGAAAAGTTCTCCGGCAAGCGCTGGACCATCCCGGCCAAGGTGTACGCCCGGCCGCTGGAGCTGTTCACCGGGCAGAAGCTGAGCAAGGACGACTTCCTGACAGAGCTGGATGCGCTCGGCTATCGCCGTGAAAACGCTGCGAATGGCCCCGGTGCGGCGTCGGTCAACGGCAATACGGTCGACCTCAACACCCGCGGCTTCCAGTTCTACGAGGGCATGGAGCCGGCACAGTTCGTGCGGGTGCGCTTCTCCGGCGACTACGTTGCAGGCCTGTCCGGGGCCAACGGCAAGGCGCTCGATGTGGTGCGCCTGGAGCCGCTGATGATCGGCGGCATCTACCCGAAAAACCTCGAAGACCGCATCCTGATCAAGATCGACCAGGTGCCCAAGTACCTGCTCGAAACCTTGGTGGCCACCGAAGACCGCGATTTCTATAGCCATTTCGGGGTGTCGCCCAAGTCGATCGCCCGCGCCCTCTGGGTCAACACGTCAGCCGGCTCGATGCGCCAGGGCGGCAGTACCCTGACCCAGCAGTTGGTGAAGAACTTCTACCTCACCAGCGAGCGCAGCCTCAGCCGCAAACTGACCGAGGCCATGATGGCCGTGCTGCTGGAGCTGCACTACGACAAGCGCGAAATCCTCGAGGCCTACCTCAACGAGGTGTTCGTCGGCCAGGATGGTCAGCGTGCGGTGCACGGCTTCGGCCTGGCCAGCCAGTTCTTCTTCAGCCAGCCGCTGTCGGAGCTGAAACTGCACCAGATCGCCTTGCTGGTGGGCATGGTCAAAGGCCCGTCCTACTACAACCCGCGACGCTACCCCGACCGCGCCCTCGCGCGCCGCAACCTGGTGCTCGATCTGGTGGCCGAACAGGGCGTGGCGAGCCAGGCGGAAGTGGATGCGGCGAAGAAGATGCCGCTGGGCGTGACCAAGCGCGGCAGCCTGGCTGACAGCTCGTTCCCGGCATTCCTTGACCTGGTCAAGCGTCAGCTGCGCCAGGACTACCGCGACGAAGACCTGACCGAAGAGGGCCTGCGCATCTTCACCAGTTTCGACCCGATCCTGCAGATGAAGGCCGAAGCCTCGATGAGCGAGACCTTCAAGCGCCTGGCAGGTCGCAAGGGGGCTGACGAGGTCGAGTCGGCGATGGTCGTGACCAACCCGGAAACCGGTGAAGTGCAGGCGCTGATCGGCAGCCGCCAGGCCGGTTTTGCTGGCTTCAACCGCGCCATCGATGCCGTGCGCCCGATCGGCTCGCTGGTCAAGCCGGCGGTTTATCTGACTGCGCTGGAGCAACCGACCAAGTACACGCTGACCAGCTGGGTACAGGACGAGCCCTTCTCGGTCAAAGGCGCCGACGGCCAGGTCTGGCGCCCGCAGAACTATGACCGCCGTCCGCATGGCACCATCTACCTGTACCAGGGGCTGGCCAACTCCTACAACCTGTCGACCGCCAAGATCGGCCTGGAAGTGGGCGTACCCAACGTGATCAAGACCATCGGCCGGTTGGGTGTGAATGTCGACTGGCCAGCCTTCCCGGCCATGCTGCTGGGCGCTGGCGGCATGTCGCCGATGCAGGTGGCGACCATGTACCAGACCATCGCCAACGGCGGCTTCAACACGCCGATGCGCGGTATTCGCAGCGTGCTCACCGCCGAGGGCGAGCCGCTCAAGCGCTACCCGTTCCAGATCCAGCAGACCTTCGACCCGGGTGCCATCTACCTGGTGCAGAACGCCATGCAGCGGGTAATGCGGGAAGGTACCGGCCGCTCGGTATACAACACCTTGCCGCGCACGCTGACCCTGGCGGGCAAGACCGGTACCAGCAATGACTCGCGTGACAGCTGGTTCTCCGGTTTCAGCCAGGACCTGCTGGCCGTGGTGTGGATGGGCCGTGACGACAACGGCAAAACGCCATTTACCGGCGCTACCGGTGCCCTGCAGGTGTGGACCAGCTTCATGAAGAAGGCCGACCCGCTGCCGTTGGACATGCCGCAACCGGACAACGTGGTGCAGGCGTGGATTGACCCATACAGTGGCCATGGTTCTGATGGCAGCTGTCCGGGCGCAGTGCAGATGCCGTATATTCGCGGTAGTGAACCGCCCGCCGGTGCAACCTGTGGCGGCGAGCAGGATCCGGTTGAATCGGTCATGGACTGGGTCAAGGGCTGGATGAATTAA